The proteins below come from a single Cervus canadensis isolate Bull #8, Minnesota chromosome 2, ASM1932006v1, whole genome shotgun sequence genomic window:
- the S100A14 gene encoding protein S100-A14, producing the protein MGQCRSANAEDAQEFSDVEKAIETLIKNFHQYSVEGGKETLTPSELRDLVTQQLPHLMPSNCGLEEKIANLGNCNDSKLEFGSFWELIGEAAKSVKMENAVQGS; encoded by the exons ATGGGACAGTGTCGGTCAGCCAATGCTGAG GATGCCCAGGAATTCAGTGATGTGGAAAAGGCCATTGAGACCCTGATCAAGAATTTCCACCAGTATTCggtggagggtgggaaggagacgCTGACTCCCTCCGAGCTCCGGGACCTGGTCACCCAGCAGCTGCCGCACCTCATGCCG AGCAACTGTGGGCTGGAAGAGAAAATCGCCAACTTGGGCAACTGTAACGACTCTAAACTGGAGTTCGGGAGCTTCTGGGAGCTGATTGGAGAAGCAGCCAAGAGTGTGAAGATGGAGAATGCTGTCCAGGGGAGCTGA
- the S100A16 gene encoding protein S100-A16 encodes MADSYTELEKAVVILVENFYKYVSKHSLVKNKISKSSFRKMLQKELNHMLTDTGNRKAADKLIQNLDANHDGRISFDEYWTLIGGITSPIANLIRQQEQQNSS; translated from the exons ATGGCAGACTCATACACGGAGCTGGAGAAGGCGGTGGTCATCCTGGTGGAAAACTTCTACAAATACGTCTCCAAGCACAGCCTGGTCAAGAACAAGATCAGCAAGAGCAGCTTCCGGAAGATGCTTCAGAAAGAGCTCAACCATATGCTGACG GACACGGGGAACCGAAAGGCTGCTGACAAGCTCATCCAGAACCTGGATGCCAACCACGACGGACGCATCAGCTTTGACGAGTACTGGACCTTGATAGGCGGCATCACTAGTCCTATCGCCAACCTTATCCGCCAGCAGGAGCAGCAGAACAGCAGCTAG
- the S100A2 gene encoding protein S100-A2 isoform X2, which translates to MSYSPYTLKSLNDVMVSEELQKFLESPPGRLSRTCPGNTSYVMQGPVCQSWVGVSACCLVTSAALALGEEGGAAESLPEPLGLEPRVSHLGLGPPEEGKKLVDIWRGEGSWHTGRAVPGLD; encoded by the exons ATGTCCT attctccaTACACACTGAAGAGTTTGAACGATGTGATGGTCAGTGAAGAGCTCCAGAAGTTTCTTGA AAGTCCACCTGGGCGTCTCAGCAGGACCTGTCCTGGAAACACTTCATACGTCATGCAG GGCCCTGTCTGCCAGAGCTGGGTTGGGGTTTCCGCCTGCTGCCTCGTGACTTCGGCTGCCCTagccctgggggaggagggcggTGCCGCTGAGTCACTGCCTGAGCCTCTGGGCCTGGAACCGAGGGTGAGTCACCTCGGACTCGGGCCGCCGGAGGAGGGAAAGAAGCTGGTGGACAtctggaggggggaggggagctggcaCACAGGAAGGGCGGTGCCCGGACTGGATTGA
- the S100A2 gene encoding protein S100-A2 isoform X3 encodes MSDQSRQRDELLDTGSPPGRLSRTCPGNTSYVMQGPVCQSWVGVSACCLVTSAALALGEEGGAAESLPEPLGLEPRVSHLGLGPPEEGKKLVDIWRGEGSWHTGRAVPGLD; translated from the exons ATGTCAGACCAGAGCAGGCAGAGAGATGAGCTCCTGGATACTGG AAGTCCACCTGGGCGTCTCAGCAGGACCTGTCCTGGAAACACTTCATACGTCATGCAG GGCCCTGTCTGCCAGAGCTGGGTTGGGGTTTCCGCCTGCTGCCTCGTGACTTCGGCTGCCCTagccctgggggaggagggcggTGCCGCTGAGTCACTGCCTGAGCCTCTGGGCCTGGAACCGAGGGTGAGTCACCTCGGACTCGGGCCGCCGGAGGAGGGAAAGAAGCTGGTGGACAtctggaggggggaggggagctggcaCACAGGAAGGGCGGTGCCCGGACTGGATTGA